In Leguminivora glycinivorella isolate SPB_JAAS2020 chromosome 17, LegGlyc_1.1, whole genome shotgun sequence, the DNA window aacaTATCCTACTAGCACGGCCAGTTTGGCAGTAGAAAACCGGTTTAATATAAACCGGAGTTTCGATGTGCCCCAAGTATTTTCTGTTCCTACCTAGAAGTTCCGTTTAAACGTGGTGTCGAACAAACCGCTGTATAGAAAATAGAGCAGTGGATTGAAAGAGTGTCTAGTCTCCTTTTAAAACTAGATCCTACTCATGAAAGTTGACACttaaggcacacctcggacactggcgatcaaatatatgaaagaggcgcgttcctaggacacacagtctaagctcgtgtaggtgagcgcgtaccatgcttgtatgagtgagatatgacaggtcaactgtacgcgtttttgacaggcggtaaccgagagggggtgggcggcgcgcactttcagcagggagcgggagtggccatactgtacgatagtactctttattatactgtgcttaaggTCAAAACGGGTGTGTGGAAGTGTGTttggccttcacatttgaccTGTTAAAACCAATGTGTTTATGGAGAGTTCAACCAGTAATCGTGAGTGGCAAGTAGCAAatatgaactcgcaaaaacacCAGCCAGGCAATTATgctcacgcgataaatgataaaacatctggccgtccctatcgcactatttgtaagtgcgatagggacggcccgatgttttatcatttatcgcgcgaccatgatcgATTGCCCTACTGGGCACCACAAAGCGTAAACATAATTATGGATGTACAGTTGTACACGTACAGTCTGGCAAAGAAAGTAGAAATTAAtaaccacataattaaaattttgaaacaaccCCCGAcatacatagtggaccgattttcatgaaacatggctaagaacactcacgactaactcaactttcaaacaaaaaaaaaataatctaaatcgggtcatccgttcgggagatacaatgccacagacatacacagacagacagacgcgtcaaacttataacaccccgtcgtttttgcgtcgggggttaaaaacgacggTGTTATCAATTTTGATTTCTCCTTTTCATTTTAGATTTCTATTTTCATTACATCTAAAGGCTTTCGTGTACTAGGTGGTATATATACAAGCCTCCAGCAGGCGTGGTCCATCCAAGCGGGCTGAACTTTAGCTTCTTAACGCCGGATACGGAGGGCCGCTGGATTCAGTCGCTGTACGACATCACTGAGGCCGATATGCTGAGTAAAACTTTGATGCCAGAATATAAGGTAAAATAGCTGGAATTTATATTAAAGCCAagtattaggcactggtcccaccgcgagctagtaaactgtgagctatcggctataaaaacaaacaaaagataaactctcgcgtgcaaataaaagagacacggcgatattgaaaGTTCactgctgggcgagtaactattaAACATcgtcgtgtctcttttatttacaccggagtgattatcttttgttcgtttttatagccgatagatCATGgtctagctcgcggtgggaccacgCATCTTTCTTCTGGACTGAAATGAAAGAGTGGCAGAGAAAGACCACCATACTCTAACGAACATGAACAATTGTGACGTTGTGGCCACCATgatgatttaaatatttaattgtcTTTTACAGAAGCGATCGTCACACAAGGATCGCGGTAGCAGAGCCATGATTATATTCCAGGCACGTCACGGCGCCCCCGGGTCTTCGGCGCGAGGGGTCATTATAGCAGATGAAAAGGGCGGGTTTCTGATAACACATACTGTGCCCGGGTTCCCGCAGAGATTTAGtaagttttttattattattgtcttaCTCCAAAGGCAAATACTCTAGAGAAAGTTTGCTCCACCAAGGACCACAACGAGCCTACGCAGTTCCTATCCTAACCAAAGCCAAGATGCGATCTCGACTAATCCGGTGGTTTAGATTGAATGTAGGTAAATAGGTATATTGTATTGATTAGTATGCGACGGCGGCACCGAAGATCAAACCATGgagcataattattatacagGTGCCCACTTCGCGCATACTCGGGTATCCCGCTGGATGATCTGACGCCCAATGATGTGCAGTAGTTTCAAAACTTGGATGTTttgccttattttttttttattttgtttatttgtataGGATTAAATAGATAAGTTTAGTAGACTATACTTGAACTTACCTATGTGCAGATACAAGCGGTTGTTATTTGTGTTCTATTTTTTGTCGTTAAAATCTTCGTTTCATTCCAGGTTCAGTCCCCTTGTTTCCATACCACGAGGCAGAAAGCGGACACCTAATATCTTGTGTGTCTCTGGATCTTGACGCTCTGAACAAGGTCGCCCGAGGAATAAAAGAAATCGCACCGAACATCACATACTCATACACGCCTGAAGCACTAACTCATCTTCTCCCAGAATGGGACTTCACCAGGCCTTTGCAGACTCTCTCTTCCTTCAGACTACGCCCATCCATATATTCTCTTATACGAGTGAACAGAACCAGAACGGGGGAGATCCCTCGGCTTCGTAACACATCGTTCTATTATAGTAGCAGTGGCCCTGTGGAAGCGGTGTTGGTGGCTAGGCCGTCGGGAGTGAAGAGTTGTATCTACTCTTCGTTTGCAGCGCGACAGCTAGTCATGTTAAATGTGTATGGAAGATCGCGAAGCACGTTTCTCACTACGACGTGCAGTAAGAGCTTTGGGTAAGTTTTTctatttcaaaaattttgctaGTCTTAGTAGGCACTAATCGCTACTGCTTATATACGATCGACATGGCCAAGAGTAGACCTCTGGTTCAAGAGTTTTTAGTTTTTGGCCGTTTGACCTATTTTTTAACTGTGTAATTTCTTTGAGCTCTGGAATGGATTCATTTCATCTATGTAATTCTCATGATGACATAGCGAAAGAGGCTATAGGCATACAGTACCCGGCGATAATGACTGCACATCGGTTTTTCATCTTAATAGAGcattgtctctttcttgcttatgtgacgttaattgtctgtttctaaagaccgatgtgcattTTTTTCGCCGGTTTCTGAATCGACCTTAACTTTTCGTTTT includes these proteins:
- the LOC125235111 gene encoding deoxyribonuclease-2-alpha-like, coding for MDFILIFLIGSLLECYEGYVIKKGDFGQHCSDGDNPVPWWYIYKPPAGVVHPSGLNFSFLTPDTEGRWIQSLYDITEADMLSKTLMPEYKKRSSHKDRGSRAMIIFQARHGAPGSSARGVIIADEKGGFLITHTVPGFPQRFSSVPLFPYHEAESGHLISCVSLDLDALNKVARGIKEIAPNITYSYTPEALTHLLPEWDFTRPLQTLSSFRLRPSIYSLIRVNRTRTGEIPRLRNTSFYYSSSGPVEAVLVARPSGVKSCIYSSFAARQLVMLNVYGRSRSTFLTTTCSKSFGVRNIDLISFKYEGTEGPIYYVPTSSADSTWFAVSTAAHWQQRGEGPRQFWVCTSLLDKEDITGAGALLLCLQNYNLWVAFDNLKVSEPSCD